AATAGTTATTCGTTACAATATTCTCGTATGCTATGTATGTCATTTGGAGAAGCTTAAAAACATATTATACAATGAATTAGCTCTTAGCCTAACAAGCAATGTTTACATGATCTTAAATTAATGCGATGGTTAAAATTAAACTAGAAAAGATAAGAGATGACATCTAGTACATTGGATAGAATTGTCTTATCTTCTTTTCTTGAGAGACCTTCTCTTAGGTAAGAGATGGCAAGCCTTTTTTTCCTCCATTCACTCTCGTTTAACTCATCAGTGATCTTAGGTCACATTGCGAAGATAGGATCATTGTACACGACCTAAGGTAGCTAGCTCTGTACGAGTGTGTCATGTGGGAGGGCTGATGCAGGATGCACTGATGATGGCCCACATGACTCGAAACGACAACAGATATATCATTGGCAGTGCCAACGATACCTGTCATTGTTGGCACCAACATGTCGGAGTACTACCGGTGAAATATTATATTTTAGGGTTATATTTTCGAAATTTATGCCATAAAAATTAATATTTAAAATATTCCCCCAAATGACAGGGAGTACCTTGCTTGTGTCCATCTAGTGGCCCCACAACCACTCGAAGTCAGAAGGGAGTACCTCGCTTTTGAACACCCCAAAGAGTGCCACCAAAGTATTAATGAGCCATAGAGAAAGACATTCATTTATTCGTGTTAGATGAGCCCGGATTATTGTGTAACTGGCCCGTGCCTGGAGCCATCCACCCTATATGGATAGGAAATCATGGAATACCTCGCTTTCCGTCCGGCTGTCCAACCAAATGATACCATCATGTGTTAATGAGCCCTAGAGATAGACATCGATATATTTGTGCAAGTCACCATTTTAGCATGGATTAATGTGCATGTGGCTCCGTGTCAGAAGATGCCCACCTCACGCTTTCGAACAACCTAGTCGAAATGTGGAAGTATTAAAGAGCCAAAAAGAAAGACATGGACTTATTCATGCTAGTCGCCGTTTCTGTTTGGATTAATGCACATATTACCGGGAGCCATCCGCCTTAAATTGGCAGGAACCAGGGAGTACCTTGCTTCTGTCTAGTTGTCTAGCCGAATAGTACCATCAATCATTTGTTGTAGAGAAAGACATCAATTTATTCGTGCTAGTCACTACATAGATGGCTAGATGCCAAGAGTCGTCCCCTCAAATTGACAAGGAGTACATTACTTCTGTCTGGCTATCCAACCGAATAGTATCATGAATTATTAATGAGCCTTAGAGAAAGATAATGATTTATTCATGCTTGTCACCATTTTAGCTTGGATTAACGTGCCGATGGCTACATAGTGGGAGTCGCCCATTTCTAATTGGTAGGAAGAACCTCACTTCTATCCAGCTACCCAGCAGAAGAGTGTCATCAAGTAATACTGAGCGATAGAGAAAGCCATCAATTTATTTGTGCTAGTCACAATTTTAGCCTGGGCATCAAACCAGTAGGAACCAAGGAGTACCTTGTGTCTATCTGGTTATCTCGGGGAACAATATTGTCGAGTATTAACGAAACCTAGAAAAACATCAATTTATTCATGCCAGTTGATATGTCCTatacgtatctataattttttattgtttcatgctataaTTATATCATGATGGAATAGTATTGGCAtcaaattttattttctttcttgaTTAACCTATTAATTCAGTGcaaagtgccagttgttgttgtTTTTTGGATTTTCAAAAAATCAACTTTTTAGGGACCAAAAAACCAAGAAAATTACTATGTTTCATGAAGAAATGAAACTGGAGGGACCGGGACCCACCTGGACCCCCTAGGCCACATGCCACTGGTTGGCACTAGCATCCAAGGGGGAGCATGGCCGCCATAGAGGTGGCCTCCATCGCCTCTTTCTTCCGCTGCCTTTATATAGTCTCGGAAACCTCACAAATATGACCAGGGGATTTTTGCGCCGCCCACCTCTCTGCTCCATGAGATCCAATCAGGTACTCTGCCAAGGAGGAATTCATCACACAAATCATTTACATGAACATTGCTGCCACTGTTCATGAGTGAGTACTCCTCTTTGTACTATGGGAAAATCACTATTTTTCCATTATAATATGGCATCAGCCCACATCCTAATAAGATGGCATCAGCCCACGTCCTAATAAGTTGTATGAACCATTTTTTTTCTTATAATGGCAATGGTGGGtaatgtaggagatatgccctagaggcaataataaataatattatttatctccgagttcataattatgtttatgttccatgctataactgcaatgattctcgagtctgcaatatccacgaggctcggaggaagactcaaatgcacgtgtggaataataaacggtaagaagtattcctagtctggcctctaagactagctcaagtgttgcatgatgattctgttttcctggtcatgggcatgtctatgccagcaactttgagggcacaatgttaagagaacatttgtgttgaatcgacccggattgatgttatgctatgagattcattcgtcacaagtttattggtacataacacagagatggttaacgtttgaatgattccttagaccatgagagtatcgagtttcttcatgcttgcttcatgaactttggggtttgttaaacgtcatccgtaaatgggtggctattacggcggcttacgggttcatggaaaagtgtgtcaagtaacttgatagctcaagattgggatttgctcctccgacgatggagagatatctctgggccctctcggtgttacggtatccatcatcgtctggccagacactttgtgatttgatcacggggatgccggaacacgataaagagaaaagagaacaataccggtaacgaggtaactagcatagtggacaagttgttgatccacgggaatgccaacatgtctcacctcgggtatttgtaacatatcgcgaagcaacaggaatagcacacggcaactggaggttcactcgaatatttattcgtgtgggtataggggtcaatatgggtgtccacggctccgatgttgatcattgatcggaaggggttccggttcatgtctatacttcaccgaatcTATAgagtcacacgcttaagggtcatctatctgctgaatactagacagggagtctgagagaaaatcaccgaaaaagtttcggacaccgaaaagtttcggacagcggaatcgtaccgcagagagaggtcatcggataagtttcgatgataccgaaaagttgtttcgggatacaccattaagtcaaattggtttcggcacatgcctgataattcttggaggatgccagaatcattctgaaagctttttggaattttctgagataaaaaccggaaatgttccggagctgccggagccacttcagatgcgtttcgcagatgaaaatcactaaaaccggaattgtttcggaacgcgttgaaaatcattttagtgggtactggaaatgttcttagcccacataaatattttcatttcgatcagacgctgaaaaatgtcgtcgtgaatagtgaaaatcagctttatggttactttatggaaagccaccttttggggctttgctccaaaagatcttggggatgacatggatggataggagccattttttgggcccctcatgggggtgtggccggccacatggggtatccccccttggggaccctcttgttccttggtttcactcctaggtccttgtggaaggacttcattcatgtgcattttgggttttttgtgaaactaccctacccccttgggatttcctataaatagaggtggaggggcagccctccacactcatcccttgctctcatacacatgccatgcattatctggcttcttctctccctcccacgaaaagagtttcgtagagccgtaaggttgtctgggttccgacaggaactagttctggacggcgaagccctgccggatagatgacaccgtatgtgtgcaactctgtagagagatcgtagtttcggtcttagttcgtgagtgcctcccgaagggctgtccgtgtgaccgtccgagtttcgaaggtcctcccgaagggctgtccgagtgaccgttcgagtttcgaaggtcctcccgaagggccgtccgcgacaccgtccggggggctgttcgaccacctcccggagggctatctgaggagcagatgagggtatacatcctcgcggttgggaggttgtaaatcctagctgcggggatctgcaccgccgatcgtcatcgactctacttcccgctgcgctacgagtcggtaacgaaaaagatcaaaccatgtatgcagtctccatagtggtcctgggctggtgcgtaggtcggaaattttttgttttctgctgcggaCCCCTACAGGTAATTATTTCACTTAAAACTAGTCTAATGGTTATAAAATTCCAGCCTATTAAATAGACAGTCGgatgtttttgttttttgaggggTTTTCTAGCATTTTTTTATCTTTTTTCTGGGGAGCCCGTCGATTACTTTTAACATATAAAAGATTGACAGTCGGATGTCTTTTAGTTTTGAGGGATTTTCTTGCATTTTTATCCTTTTCTGGTGAGCCCATCAATTAATTTTAATATATAATATATTAGGTTGTGTTGGCTCCTTCCAAAGAAAGCCTTGTACATATTATTTTATGGGCCATAAAAAACTAGGGCCCAAGATATACATGTGTAACCAATAAAAACACATCTTCCGTGGGAACTGGGCTTACCAAGGAGGCAGGTCGATGCTCAGAGTAACATATGTGTTATACCATGACTTACCAAATGTCTCAATATTTTCTAGTTTCTCTTAGTGTATCATTCCTAGTTGCTATCTCAGTTTCTAAGTTAAGGCCCAAAGCAAGGTCCATGTTATACTGACATATTATGGATTAAAGGACGACCACTTCTAGATTAGATAGTTCATAGATAGTACAGGATATGATGTAATAAATGTGATAACTGGTATATTAGGATGTAATCAATGTGATCAACGAAAGGATTTGGACGCAATTAACAACCAAATAAATTTGACCACAATTATTTTGTATATTAGAGTAAAACTTAGTTGGGTTTAACTCCCATTAATACTTCTAGATAAGGATATGGATGTAGTCAAATGGCAATCATTTAATATTTCTATTTTTAGAAGTGTTAATAGTTCTATATATGGACGTGAATACTTACATCATAAGAAAGACATGTCAGTGGTTGCAAAGAAGGATGTCAATGCATTCACATATGTATATTTGGACGATAGTTAATAGTATCCATAAACAAGCACCTTTTCTGAGTTATGTATGTTAATTCTTACTAAAGATTTACATAGCCATAGCATAGTCAAATAGCACTCCCATACAACCCTTTTATTCTATATAAGGGGAGTACATCTTCTCATATCCTACACCAATATGCTGTTAGCCAACAGTACCTGTAAATCTCTAGTTTTCTGTAGATACTTGTGCTTCCTATTTGTAGTAGTAAGTTTCTTCCTCTTTGTCCACATTAGTATGCCGAGGAAAGAGCGGCGGTCAGGTGTGGCATACATCCATAATGACAAAGACCGTGATCTCACCTTCTACAAGCGACGCTCCGGTTTGTTCAAGAGGGCGACCGACATCTCTGCCCTCACTAGGGCTAGGGTTGCAGTCGTCCTAGAGACAAACAATGGAAAGATGCACTCATTTGGGACGCCATTGGCCGATCCCATTTTTGATGCTTTCCTATTTGGAGCTCCACCAACAGTTCCCTCCGTCAATGAGGCAACCACTGCTAGGATTGGAAGCCTACAAAATGAGCTGGCTCAGTTGGACATGGAGAACATGACCGAGGAAGCCCGAAACCAACTTTCCATCCTTCATATGAAAAGTATCCAAGAAGAGAATCCAAGTATGGTGGCAAATCTTATCTTCACGAAGGAACAAGATCTCGGTCTTGAAGATCTAAATAAGCTCTTCAGTGAGCTCTCTCGGGTCCAAAAAGACATTAGATGCCAGCTACCTCCATTGCATGGTCGTGAAGCCAAGACCAGTGGCACATGTGTGGCACAAGATCTGCAACTACCAAGTGTTCCGCTGACGGATCATTTGGGTACTACTCATTCACTAATGCAGTCATCATGGCCTCACAATCTCTCACAACTCCAGCCACCTGCAGATCCACTACCATCACAACCAGAACAAACTTCGGCACCACTTTTTCCTATGCAGGCACCACAAATGTTTGATTTTGCACCACCATCTTTAGCTCCACACTTGGCTTCCCATGTCCAACCCATACCAAATCAGGTACATGAGCAAACTCAACTAGAGGAGTTGCATGTTCAGAACTATGAAAGTCCTTGCAACATAGTGCAACCACAACAAAGTGATGCAAACCATGACTCAACATTGGGGCAGAATTTGGAGGCCTCTCCATTGTTGGGGTACTCgagtggcaatgctttttctaTTGATGACCCATTTAACAGTGAACAATGGGATTATTCTCTATCAGATCAGTCGTTCTACAATAGTTTCCTTGGGATTGATGATTACTTAGGCTCTAGCGGTACCGATCTAGGACAGTCTGCCATGGTAAATGGTGGATGGTTTGATGTGCCGCCCTCTTCCACTGGACAAGATATTGATGGTCTTATAGACTATGGAGAGCTTTTGTAGATGCTATTTAGTGCTTACATTTAAGAGCTATATTGAAATAAAATATATTTGTTTCCAAATTCATTACCCTTTGGACTATTTTCTTAATTAGGATCTTTGGGAAAAATATGCATGCTAAGTGTTCCAGGTCTTGGTCCATGGTGTGTTTTCACCAATACCTGCAGTTTTGttgtttttttgttgttgtttagATGATTGTCATCTTACGAATGAAGGAAGTGGAACATGTATTACAACAATGCACCTCTTATAGTATTCTGAGGCAAACATTAGCGTGTCAACTAAAAACAGAAGGCATGCTcattaaataaataaattaaaaGATAGAAAACAAATCCAAACTTCAACTCAAGAGACTAGAATCCATTACTTCTGATTGCATAACACTACCAAGAACAACAACTGCACCTCATATGAATTAATGAATATGAGAAATCATGGTTTTCTTAATAGACGTGAATATGCCTTATCAAGAAATTAGAACCATAGTGGACACGTGAAGAGACAGTGGCCGCCTATGATCCATTGATACCACATATGCACCATTAACAATATTGAAAAGTACCATGGATCTAGAGCTCTCCATGAATATATTGTAAATTGACTTAATTTTAAAGTATGTCATTAATCATTGCAATTACAACAAACTTACGAGGACATAACGAGCATgaattaagtttggggatgcttgatacgtctccaacgtgtctataattttttattgttccatggtattatattatccatcttggatgttttatatgcattaatatgctattttatatcattttttgggactaacctgttaacctagtgcacagtgccagttgctgtttttttcttgcttttgtcttttacagaaaatcttgtcttttacagaaaatcaatatcaaacgcagtccaaacagaataaaactttacgatgatttttgttggaccagaagacaaccacgAAGCTTCGGGAAGAGGCCAGAAGACTCGCGAGGgggccacaagccctaggggtccgcccctaggcttgtgggcccccgtgactcctctaaccctaatctcacctctataaatacccaaatattcccctgacatcagagggcacaccaaaaataccttttcaccgccgcaagcttctgttctcgtgagatcccatcttggggccttttccggcactccgccgaaGGGAGATTGGATAACGAAgggcccttccgatgatgtgtgagtagtttaccacagacatacgggtccatagctagtagctagatggcttcttctctgtcTTTGTTCTTcgatacaatgttctcctcgatgttcttggagttccatttgatgtaatcttcttttgcggtgtgtttgtggagatccgatgaattgtggatttatgatcagattacctatatgaatattatttgagtcatCTTTGAACTCTTTTAtacatgattaagatagctttgtatttctctccgatctattgatttggtttggccaactagattgatctatcttgcaatgagagaggtgctttgtgatgtattcaatcttgcggtgtcctcacctagtgacagaaggggtagcgcgGCACgcatttgtattgttgccattaaggataaaaagatgaggtttatatcatattgcttgagtttatccctctacatcatgtcatcttgcttaaggcgttactccgttcttgtcaacataatacactagatgcatgctggatatcggtcaatgtggagtaatagtagtagacgcaaaatcatttcggtctatttttcatggatgtgatgcctatattcatgatcattgccttggatatcatcataactatgcgcttttctatcaattgctcaacagtcaTTTGTGCACCCGCTGTTTGcattctttcaagagagaagcctctagtgaaaactatggcccccggttcTATTTACCATCATATATTttagatctataaaaccaaaaatacaaaaataacttgctgcactttatttatatttagtttattttgcacttttacttatcttttttacctatctctatcagatctcacttttgctagtgaccgtgaagggactgACAAGCCCTTTTTCgggttgtgtgcaagtgtttgttagtttgtgcaggtgcattgattgggacttgcttgtgcctcctactggattgatacattggttcttaATCGAGGTAATACTTATCTCAActctgctgcatcatcctttcctcttcaaggaaaaaaaatcaacgcaagctcaagaagtagcactcCCCTTGTGTGTTCTCTAGTTCCCGGAAAAAAAGATCAAAATGTCTAGACCTATGTACATGAAAATATCTACACATGTAATTTTAATCAAACCAGAGAAACTTTGAATCATTGGTTTTATAATAGCGGTCAATTTAAGACCCCCGCAAATTGGTTGTCACTTATTTCTTTGGCAAAATATTCTCTTTACCAAATTAACTTAAGCCATTTGTTTTATCACTTGCTATCTGCTCAAACATGTACTCCCTTTACCTAAAGAATAATTCATATCCATGAAACTACAACACTGGACTGCAATCAAAATACAACATACTCATAATAAACCATGGAAGTGCAGCCACATTAGAGGCAGTAATTCCTGCAACTATGAAGCCATATCCTGCAACTCCACGTCTATCTCCTCCAGAGAGTCCTTGATGCTCGACAGCTTTGACTCAAGCACCCTCAACCCCTTCGTGGCGCGAGCCCGCTCCAGCTTTGCCGCCTCGTATCCTTCGTGCAGGTGATCTGCTTTCTCGAGAAGGGTGAGGAGTCTGTCGACGCGCTCTCACATGAAGCCGACGTCCATGCCCATCATCTCAAAGGACTCTAGGGCCTTCTTCCACCGCGCGAGGTCCTCACAGGACGGGGAGGCGGCGGAGGCCCTGATGCGGCTATGCGAACCGTCTCGATGATTACTCCTGCAGCGAGCAAAGGGCATATAGGCTTCTGCATACGCCCATGTAGGAGCAACTTCCGGTCGCGGCAGAGCCCATGGTACGCCCTACGTGTCTCAATGGGGAGTAGTTTGTCGTCGATGGCAGAACCACCAACGACGACCTTGAAGCTTCTGAAGCTTTGGACAACGTCGAAGCCAGTGCCTGGTTCCGATGATCCAATGCCATCTTCTTGGTTCTTGGCTGATTTCGAACCCGATGGCCTGCCTCTCTTGCTCTTGGCGGTTTTGAGACTTGCTGGCCTCCCCCTCTTCGTTTGTAAAACAACCAGTCAAAGAATTGGCTATTGTTCCCCAATAAGAAATTTAGACTCATCCACCCACAACGCAAGGTGTGAAATAATATATGCAATTTAAGGTCTTATGTGTGGCTCAAAGTCATCAAAACATGTCTTAAGAGAAacaatttgaaaatatttcatggAATGCCTTACCGGCGGCTCATAGTCATCCCCCTTGTCACTCTTGGCATCGGTGCTACTGCTGCTGTCAATCAACATTGGCTTATGTGCAATCTTACTCTTGGCTGAACCCCTTCTCTTTCTCTGAAAGTAAAGTAATCAACCAAAACAACGCAACAAATTCAGTATGTGTTTACATATGCCGCAGAGATAACAAATAATCTGAGGTATGAAAAGTACATTTAAGAGAATGATCAAAATTTTCCTTACTTTATAGGTAATAGTGATAGTCCTCACTTCATACCGAGAGCCTGGGCGCCTTACTTGCTCATTCTCCAAACCGCCCTTGTCGAGCAAAGTGAGCTTTGGATGCGCCAACGCCGTCTTCTGCCCCATCTCAGTCTTGGGCGGCTTGAGGGAGGCGGCCGACGTCGTTCCCTTCATCTGGAAAATAGTTAAGAAACCAAGTCAGAGTACTCATTGTTATGAGCATAAACATCAAGCGCACAATATTTTTTTGTTAATTTTAACTAGTGATGTAGAAATAAGTAGCACTAGTAGTTACTAGTCAGTTCGTCAGAAACAAAATCTCTCGCAACGACACTCCAAAGACGGATCGCTGAATACTGTGCAGTAATATTTAATAAATTGTGCAGTAATATTTAGTTGTCGCTACAATATCAGTGAGCACTAGGATAAAAAAGAAACACAAGCAAACCGTTTTTACTTTGTCGGGCGGTTCGACAAGGTACTCTGAACTCTGAAGCTAGTTTGGAAAAGGCAGAATGAAGTGCCTAAAATGCAGCAATGCGAGGTTCAGATGCATGGTTCCATGAAGTTTCTCACCGGTGGTTCAAAATCATTATCGTTGTTTCCGAGCAAAACGAGGCTTTTTTGGTCTTGATGCATCGATGCCGTCTTCTGCCCGATCTT
This sequence is a window from Aegilops tauschii subsp. strangulata cultivar AL8/78 chromosome 7, Aet v6.0, whole genome shotgun sequence. Protein-coding genes within it:
- the LOC109760314 gene encoding uncharacterized protein; this encodes MPRKERRSGVAYIHNDKDRDLTFYKRRSGLFKRATDISALTRARVAVVLETNNGKMHSFGTPLADPIFDAFLFGAPPTVPSVNEATTARIGSLQNELAQLDMENMTEEARNQLSILHMKSIQEENPTKTSGTCVAQDLQLPSVPLTDHLGTTHSLMQSSWPHNLSQLQPPADPLPSQPEQTSAPLFPMQAPQMFDFAPPSLAPHLASHVQPIPNQVHEQTQLEELHVQNYESPCNIVQPQQSDANHDSTLGQNLEASPLLGYSSGNAFSIDDPFNSEQWDYSLSDQSFYNSFLGIDDYLGSSGTDLGQSAMVNGGWFDVPPSSTGQDIDGLIDYGELL